In Sporomusaceae bacterium FL31, one genomic interval encodes:
- the mcsB gene encoding protein-arginine kinase, giving the protein MGFEYLLDQPLTPWMNSKGQDGDIVLSSRIRLARNLCEVPFPNRADAGQLAQVEEKMQGLVEELLQHTENEYLFVELDKLSQLERNVLVEKHIISPNHASLPENRALLVSGDATASIMINEEDHLRIQCIYPGLNLDEALVLAHQIDDTLEEKLDIAFNEQMGYLTACPTNLGTGLRASVMMHLPGLVFTRQINRIVNAATQLGLAVRGFYGEGTETAGNIFQISNQLTLGFSEQEIIDNLSSAVKQIINHERSARQALYKHSPDALTDKVWRAYGLLRYARSISGQEALALLSEVRLGVDLNIIDEIEPESFNQLVVTTRPNYLQKLLGNDDLSQTELNRFRAQLIRETLENTNEPTSEEGQ; this is encoded by the coding sequence ATCCGTCTGGCTCGCAATCTTTGCGAAGTGCCTTTTCCTAACCGGGCCGATGCAGGGCAACTCGCTCAAGTGGAAGAAAAGATGCAAGGCTTAGTTGAAGAACTGTTGCAACATACAGAGAATGAATATTTATTTGTTGAATTAGATAAATTAAGTCAACTAGAACGGAATGTATTAGTTGAAAAGCATATTATCAGCCCTAATCATGCTTCATTGCCCGAAAACCGGGCTCTGCTTGTCAGCGGTGACGCGACAGCAAGCATTATGATTAATGAGGAAGATCATTTGCGTATTCAATGTATCTATCCAGGCTTAAACTTGGATGAGGCTCTGGTATTAGCTCACCAGATTGATGATACTTTGGAGGAAAAACTTGATATTGCCTTTAATGAACAAATGGGTTATTTAACAGCTTGCCCGACAAATCTTGGTACTGGTCTACGAGCATCGGTGATGATGCATTTGCCAGGATTAGTATTTACCAGGCAGATCAATCGAATTGTTAATGCTGCTACGCAGCTGGGGTTAGCAGTGCGTGGGTTTTATGGTGAAGGGACTGAAACTGCGGGAAATATTTTTCAAATATCCAATCAATTGACACTTGGATTTAGTGAGCAAGAAATTATTGATAACTTGTCTAGTGCTGTAAAACAAATCATTAATCACGAACGGTCAGCCAGACAAGCGCTTTATAAGCATTCACCAGATGCACTGACTGATAAGGTTTGGCGAGCTTATGGGCTGCTGCGGTATGCCCGCAGTATTTCCGGTCAGGAAGCGTTGGCCTTGCTCAGTGAAGTGCGCCTAGGGGTAGACTTAAACATTATTGATGAAATTGAACCTGAGTCGTTTAATCAATTGGTGGTTACTACAAGACCAAATTATTTACAAAAACTGCTGGGCAATGATGATTTAAGTCAAACCGAATTAAATCGCTTTAGGGCACAATTGATTCGGGAGACGTTAGAAAATACAAATGAACCAACATCAGAGGAGGGGCAATGA
- the clpC gene encoding ATP-dependent Clp protease ATP-binding subunit ClpC codes for MYNRFTGRAIKVLELAQLEAKRLSHGYVGTEHLLLGLVSEGEGLAAKALATMNINLTAVRAQTEALIGRGDSVGSEAGYTPRAKQVMELAVDEAKILGHNYIGTEHILLGLIREGEGVAGRVLASLGADLNGVRQVVIEMLGGFNNSGAAPQPKPNMRPESNQANTPNLNEFGRDLNSLAKEGKIDPVVGRDNEIDRVIQILSRRTKNNPVLIGEPGVGKTAIAEGLAQRIVQGGVPEVLRSKRVVSLSMASMVAGSKYRGEFEERLKKVMEEIRAAGNVILFIDEMHTLIGAGAAEGAIDAANILKPALARGELQAIGATTLNEYKKYIEKDAALERRFQPIVVGEPSVEDAVIILKGIRDKYEAFHRAQITDEAIDAAVKLSHRYISDRFLPDKAIDLMDEAASRVRLQSFSAPTDVQETEKKLEKLRAEKEAAITAQEYERAAQLRDEEGRLKSELENKQKEWRERQSGRSVVTAEDIAHVVASWTGIPVKKMTEGEAERLLKLEDILHDRLIGQDDAVKAVSRAVRRARAGLKDPKRPIGSFIFLGPTGVGKTELARALAAALFGDETAMIRLDMSEYMEKHTVSRLVGAPPGYVGYEEGGQLTDAIRRKPYAVILLDEIEKAHYDVFNILLQVLEDGRLTDSQGRTVDFKNTVIIMTSNVGAKHLKQDTGTMGFLTESRASDTEQNAKSRVLDEVKRTFRPEFLNRVDELIVFSSLTDKELIKIVDIMLEDVTKRLNDTDITLEVTEKAKGELLKEGRDYAYGARPLRRAIQKLVEDEIAEMMLRSEAVAGTTILVDADEEGKLNFSKKENEASPVQEIK; via the coding sequence ATGTATAATAGATTTACTGGTAGAGCTATCAAGGTGCTGGAATTAGCCCAATTGGAGGCTAAACGGCTAAGTCATGGGTATGTTGGAACCGAACACTTGTTATTAGGCTTAGTCTCTGAGGGTGAAGGATTAGCTGCTAAGGCGCTTGCGACTATGAATATAAACTTGACTGCAGTGAGGGCCCAAACTGAGGCGCTTATCGGCCGCGGAGATAGTGTTGGCAGTGAAGCTGGCTATACGCCTCGGGCTAAACAAGTGATGGAATTGGCTGTTGATGAAGCCAAAATTCTAGGTCATAACTATATAGGTACTGAGCACATCCTCTTAGGTCTAATTCGTGAGGGGGAAGGTGTCGCTGGTCGTGTCTTAGCCAGTCTCGGTGCTGATTTAAATGGCGTAAGGCAAGTCGTTATTGAAATGCTGGGTGGTTTTAATAACAGTGGTGCAGCACCGCAGCCTAAACCGAATATGCGGCCTGAAAGCAATCAAGCTAATACACCTAATTTAAATGAATTTGGCCGTGATTTGAACAGTTTAGCTAAAGAAGGGAAGATTGATCCGGTTGTTGGCCGGGATAATGAGATTGACCGTGTTATTCAAATCTTAAGCCGCCGGACAAAGAATAATCCTGTACTTATTGGTGAACCAGGTGTTGGTAAGACCGCGATTGCGGAAGGCTTGGCACAGCGGATTGTTCAGGGAGGAGTCCCTGAGGTGTTACGCAGCAAGCGAGTTGTATCTTTAAGCATGGCGTCTATGGTCGCTGGTTCTAAATACCGCGGTGAATTTGAAGAGCGGCTTAAAAAAGTGATGGAAGAGATCAGAGCTGCCGGAAATGTCATTTTGTTTATTGATGAAATGCACACCTTGATTGGTGCTGGCGCAGCTGAGGGAGCTATTGATGCTGCTAATATTTTAAAGCCAGCGCTGGCTCGTGGTGAGTTACAAGCCATTGGTGCCACTACGCTCAATGAGTATAAAAAATATATTGAAAAAGATGCTGCGCTCGAACGACGCTTTCAGCCCATTGTTGTTGGTGAACCATCGGTAGAAGATGCAGTCATCATTCTTAAGGGAATTCGTGACAAATATGAGGCTTTTCATCGTGCCCAAATTACCGATGAGGCTATTGATGCAGCGGTTAAATTGTCTCATCGGTATATCTCGGATCGGTTTTTACCGGACAAAGCCATTGATTTAATGGACGAAGCGGCTTCGCGGGTGCGACTGCAATCTTTTTCAGCACCAACGGATGTTCAGGAGACTGAAAAGAAATTAGAAAAATTACGCGCTGAAAAAGAAGCAGCTATCACAGCGCAAGAATATGAGCGGGCGGCACAACTTCGTGATGAAGAAGGACGCCTTAAGTCAGAACTGGAAAACAAACAAAAAGAATGGCGTGAGCGTCAAAGCGGTCGAAGTGTGGTTACTGCCGAGGATATTGCCCATGTGGTAGCATCCTGGACTGGAATCCCAGTTAAGAAAATGACTGAGGGCGAAGCCGAACGCTTGTTAAAATTAGAGGATATTCTCCATGATCGTTTGATTGGTCAAGATGATGCTGTTAAAGCAGTTTCACGCGCAGTGAGAAGAGCAAGAGCTGGGCTGAAAGATCCTAAACGCCCAATTGGTTCATTTATTTTCCTTGGTCCGACTGGTGTGGGTAAGACAGAATTAGCCAGAGCTTTGGCTGCAGCACTATTTGGTGATGAAACAGCCATGATTCGTCTTGATATGTCCGAATATATGGAGAAGCATACCGTATCGCGCTTGGTGGGGGCACCTCCGGGATATGTCGGATATGAAGAAGGCGGGCAGTTAACGGATGCTATTCGCCGTAAGCCTTATGCAGTCATTCTGTTGGATGAAATCGAAAAAGCGCACTATGATGTCTTCAATATTTTGCTGCAGGTATTAGAAGATGGCCGGTTGACTGACAGTCAGGGCAGAACGGTTGATTTTAAAAATACAGTTATCATCATGACCTCGAATGTAGGCGCTAAACATTTGAAACAAGATACTGGAACCATGGGCTTTTTGACAGAAAGCCGTGCTTCAGATACCGAGCAAAATGCGAAAAGCCGTGTTCTTGATGAAGTAAAGCGTACTTTCAGACCTGAATTTCTCAATAGAGTGGATGAACTCATCGTATTTAGCAGCCTAACTGATAAAGAACTGATTAAGATTGTTGATATCATGCTCGAGGATGTTACCAAACGTCTGAACGACACTGATATTACCTTAGAAGTAACGGAAAAGGCAAAAGGCGAGCTATTAAAAGAGGGACGAGACTATGCTTATGGAGCACGTCCATTGCGTCGAGCCATTCAAAAGCTTGTGGAAGATGAGATTGCCGAAATGATGCTGCGGAGTGAAGCCGTAGCCGGAACAACCATTCTAGTGGATGCTGATGAGGAAGGAAAACTCAACTTCTCAAAGAAAGAGAATGAGGCTTCGCCGGTGCAGGAAATAAAATAG
- the disA gene encoding DNA integrity scanning protein DisA, whose product MTILKVERLWDGKFINIIKSLAPGMPLREGLENILRAKMGALVVVGDSPSIMEIVDGGFLLNCDYSPSAFYELAKMDGAIILSHDAKKILYANAQLVPEAAIATSETGTRHRTAERVARQTGALVISISQRRNLISVYVGNLRYVLKDITVILNRANQALQTFEKYQAVLKRGLTHLNALEFEDLVTLADVAGPLIRAEQVSRIAREIEHNIVELGAEGRLVSMQMEELISDEDDIFYLIKDYCLSVDDHTHISIREQLSALPEESLDPYTVCRILGFGVTANSIDIPVVPRGYRLLTHIPRLPMAVVENLVARFKTLHHIYNASIAELDDVEGIGEVRAKSIKDGLKRLREQAVLDRQI is encoded by the coding sequence ATGACAATACTCAAAGTAGAGCGCTTATGGGATGGAAAGTTTATTAATATTATTAAATCACTGGCCCCAGGAATGCCGCTGCGGGAAGGTTTAGAAAATATTCTGCGGGCAAAAATGGGTGCGTTGGTGGTTGTTGGCGATAGCCCGTCGATTATGGAGATTGTTGATGGCGGATTTTTACTCAATTGTGATTACAGCCCGTCAGCTTTTTATGAATTAGCGAAAATGGATGGCGCCATTATATTGTCTCATGATGCAAAAAAAATCTTATATGCCAATGCTCAACTAGTACCAGAAGCGGCGATTGCCACATCGGAGACTGGCACACGGCATCGTACGGCTGAGAGAGTGGCTAGACAAACTGGTGCACTCGTCATTTCTATTTCACAACGACGTAATTTAATATCGGTTTATGTCGGGAATTTGCGTTATGTTTTAAAGGATATCACGGTTATCTTAAATCGCGCCAATCAGGCTTTGCAAACTTTTGAAAAATATCAAGCAGTATTAAAAAGAGGATTAACCCATCTGAATGCGCTGGAGTTTGAGGATCTTGTGACATTGGCTGATGTTGCCGGACCTCTTATTCGCGCCGAGCAGGTAAGCCGGATTGCCAGAGAAATTGAACACAATATCGTTGAATTGGGTGCTGAAGGACGATTAGTGAGCATGCAGATGGAAGAATTGATCTCAGACGAAGATGATATTTTTTATTTGATAAAAGATTATTGCTTAAGTGTTGACGATCATACTCATATTTCGATTCGAGAGCAATTATCAGCATTGCCGGAAGAAAGTCTGGATCCTTATACGGTGTGTAGGATTCTGGGATTCGGTGTTACAGCCAACTCGATTGACATTCCCGTTGTTCCTCGTGGCTACCGGCTGCTAACCCATATTCCTCGACTGCCAATGGCAGTAGTGGAAAATCTAGTAGCACGGTTTAAAACGTTGCATCATATTTATAATGCCAGCATTGCCGAACTTGATGATGTTGAAGGAATTGGTGAGGTTCGGGCCAAATCAATAAAAGACGGTCTCAAGCGACTGCGGGAGCAGGCAGTGCTGGACCGTCAAATATAG
- a CDS encoding stage II sporulation protein P, whose translation MRLIAFLIALLFICGSSISAANFIPNASDELDSGYITVVDESGDIVMQTGLTIRPGDQYISEDNRLYEITAVEGLLASARFVRNEADIAMETVAIPAQTPTDTPPQLIAVYHTHTDESYIPTDGSSTMPGKGTIMLVGDAFQKRLEELGYQVTHSKTLHDPHDANAYQRSRRTFMKLLNEQPVALFDIHRDSAPLKVYSTTINGQPAAKLLLVVGRQNQNRATTLNYAKKIKAATDAKYRGLVRGIFIAHGNYNQDLNPRAMLVEVGTQYNSREAAEYSVALLADAVPSFLKVATKNSASAAGPADPEVSDVTPAEESYGSDMLYIIGALIIGSLGYLYLSTGSWSEAKNKLNNFFKYEFRDIWGSRRKRK comes from the coding sequence ATGCGCTTGATAGCTTTCTTAATAGCCTTACTGTTTATCTGCGGATCATCAATTTCTGCGGCTAACTTTATTCCTAACGCTAGTGATGAACTAGATTCCGGCTATATCACTGTCGTAGATGAATCCGGAGATATTGTTATGCAGACAGGCCTCACCATCCGACCAGGTGACCAGTATATCAGTGAAGACAACCGCCTTTACGAAATAACTGCGGTGGAAGGCTTACTAGCAAGTGCGCGCTTCGTTCGGAATGAAGCTGATATCGCGATGGAGACTGTTGCCATTCCAGCACAGACGCCAACCGATACACCGCCTCAATTAATCGCGGTTTACCACACCCATACCGATGAGTCTTATATTCCGACTGACGGAAGTTCTACCATGCCTGGTAAAGGAACGATCATGCTGGTCGGTGACGCCTTTCAAAAAAGGCTGGAAGAGCTGGGTTATCAGGTAACACATAGCAAAACTTTGCATGACCCCCATGATGCCAATGCTTATCAGCGCTCGCGCCGGACGTTTATGAAGCTGCTCAATGAGCAGCCGGTAGCCTTATTCGACATCCATCGCGACAGTGCGCCATTAAAAGTCTATAGCACAACAATTAATGGCCAGCCAGCAGCAAAGCTATTATTAGTGGTCGGCAGGCAAAATCAAAATAGAGCAACAACCTTGAATTATGCAAAGAAAATCAAAGCAGCCACCGATGCTAAGTATCGGGGACTGGTTAGAGGCATTTTTATCGCCCACGGGAACTATAATCAAGATTTAAACCCCCGTGCCATGCTGGTTGAAGTGGGCACACAATACAATTCCCGAGAGGCAGCCGAGTACAGTGTTGCCTTGTTAGCTGATGCTGTCCCATCATTTTTAAAGGTTGCTACCAAAAACAGCGCTTCCGCAGCTGGGCCGGCTGATCCCGAAGTCAGCGATGTCACGCCTGCAGAGGAATCTTATGGAAGTGATATGTTATATATTATTGGGGCTCTCATCATTGGTTCTTTAGGTTATCTGTATCTAAGTACCGGAAGTTGGAGTGAAGCAAAAAACAAACTAAATAATTTTTTCAAATATGAATTTAGAGATATTTGGGGCTCCCGTCGTAAACGCAAATAA
- the radA gene encoding DNA repair protein RadA: MSKRKTAFCCQECGYDSPKWLGRCPGCGAWNSMVEEVVKIETGRSGLTLGLSDGQNPVPIAEVAIEDMPRFETGSGELDRVLGGGIIPGSMVLIVGDPGVGKSSLTLKNCAHIAKARGKVLYVTGEESVRQVRLRADRLDALHENLYVLSETNLEVIEQQAVKMKPELLVIDSIQTVFRPELQSAPGSVSQVRESAVQLLRLAKNNAIATFVVGHVTKDGALAGPRVLEHIVDTVLYFEGDRNAQFRVLRAVKNRFGSTNEIGLFEMRGEGLVDVPDASKLFLSERPMDVPGSVVIPTVEGTRPLLVEIQALVSDSPFMPPRRTADYVDIKRIQLLLAVLEKRVGLMLGTSDVYVKIAGGIKVDEPAVDLGLTLALASSFRDRQTMEGTVIFGEVGLAGEVRAVSQAESRIREAAKMGFKRVILPRGNLKNLPKIHSIELIGVETVVEALDVGLQ; encoded by the coding sequence ATGAGTAAGCGCAAAACTGCGTTTTGTTGCCAAGAGTGTGGGTATGATTCACCGAAATGGCTGGGGCGTTGTCCTGGCTGTGGAGCTTGGAATAGCATGGTTGAAGAGGTTGTAAAAATTGAAACAGGCCGGAGCGGCTTAACGTTAGGTTTGTCGGACGGGCAAAATCCGGTTCCAATTGCCGAGGTTGCGATTGAAGATATGCCGCGCTTTGAAACTGGCTCAGGTGAGCTTGACCGCGTGTTAGGCGGCGGGATCATACCAGGCTCAATGGTATTGATTGTTGGTGATCCTGGTGTGGGTAAATCTAGTCTAACTTTGAAAAATTGTGCCCATATTGCAAAGGCCCGAGGCAAAGTTTTATACGTTACTGGTGAAGAAAGTGTTCGTCAAGTCCGTCTTAGAGCCGACCGGCTGGACGCACTGCATGAGAATTTGTATGTTCTAAGTGAGACAAATCTCGAAGTGATTGAACAACAAGCCGTCAAAATGAAGCCGGAATTATTAGTTATCGATTCTATTCAGACTGTATTTAGGCCGGAATTGCAAAGTGCTCCTGGGAGTGTCAGTCAGGTAAGAGAAAGTGCAGTGCAACTATTGCGTCTGGCTAAAAACAATGCTATAGCGACTTTCGTTGTCGGGCATGTTACCAAAGATGGAGCTCTGGCTGGCCCGCGGGTGCTTGAGCATATTGTCGATACAGTATTATATTTTGAGGGTGACCGGAATGCCCAGTTTCGAGTGTTGCGGGCTGTGAAAAACCGTTTTGGCAGTACGAATGAAATTGGGTTATTTGAGATGCGGGGCGAAGGTTTAGTCGATGTTCCTGATGCCTCAAAATTATTTTTATCTGAACGTCCTATGGATGTTCCTGGCAGTGTCGTGATTCCAACTGTTGAGGGAACAAGGCCATTATTAGTTGAAATTCAGGCTTTGGTGAGTGATTCTCCGTTTATGCCGCCTAGACGTACGGCTGATTATGTGGATATTAAGCGGATTCAATTATTGCTGGCTGTATTAGAAAAACGAGTGGGACTGATGCTTGGAACCTCTGATGTCTATGTGAAAATAGCCGGAGGTATAAAAGTTGATGAGCCTGCGGTGGATTTAGGGCTGACTTTAGCCCTTGCTTCTAGCTTCCGTGATCGGCAAACCATGGAAGGAACGGTCATTTTCGGCGAAGTGGGTTTAGCTGGTGAAGTAAGGGCTGTGTCACAGGCTGAGTCCCGGATTCGTGAGGCTGCTAAGATGGGGTTCAAGCGGGTAATACTTCCGCGCGGAAATTTAAAAAATCTACCTAAAATCCATTCTATTGAGTTAATTGGCGTAGAGACAGTCGTTGAAGCGCTCGATGTAGGATTGCAATAA